A segment of the Salvelinus sp. IW2-2015 linkage group LG23, ASM291031v2, whole genome shotgun sequence genome:
CTGCTGAGCTCTTCTGATACCTGATGCcccatgacctctctctctgcgtATCCCAGTAGTGTGCTGTCAGCCTCGTCCGTCCACCAGGACTCCTTTAATGCCCCCAGGTCAGACGTATCTACACAGGCCCAGGTACTCTCAGCACGGGCTGATGCGTCATAGTAGTGGACACTACGCTGCTTCTCACGGTAGCTGACAGGGACCTGCAGGGGAACAATGATTaataacacatacagtaacatGGCTACATGACATTACTTTACAGAgatttgtgtgtgtaagtgtttgtatCTGTGTGTACGTGACCATGCATATGCCTTAGAGAGAAAGAAATCAACAGAACTGCATCATGTTTCTGCTTGcccttattttttacattgtgtgTGAAGTCAATGCAGGCCTCACTTCTACCTTCCACCCTTACCTTGAAGGAGTACAGTGTCTGAACAGGGATGGGCTCTATGTTTCCATAGACAAAGTCTTTTTCCCGTGGCGTGCAGGCATCCATCTGGCCAAAGGTGAGCAGCATGCGTCCGTGGTGCACTAGGTACATGTTGAATTCCTGGGGGGTGACCTCCTTGGCCATGCGCTGCAGGACCCCGTCCTGCCACGGGGCCATACCTGTAGTCCCTGTGGCATTACGGTTGGCCTCGGTCCCCCTTGGTCTCCCTGGAGCTTCTGGAGCTTGCAGAGTGCCCATCAACCCTTCtgcatctcttctctccttcttctctctgcaCGACTGCTCCTCCAACTCCATCCAATGGTTCCACTCCTTCCCTTCCCTGCCCCGGCTGTTTTTGGTGTCCACATTACAGCCTCCTTTATCCATATTGAACATCCTCTCATACCTGTTGTATCTGTCAGAGCTGATGTCTCCCCCTGGTTCCTCCACACCCACATCTCRCTCCTCCTTCTCCAAAGAAAAGTCTGAAAGGTCTGTCACTGCTGTTTCTGGAACGCCTGGCGTGGAGAGAGAGGATACTAATGAGGGAAAACAAGTTATTGTAATTTATAACAAAGTTCAAATAAAGTTCAAATAACATTTTGGATTTGTACAGAAAATCCAGTTACCAGATAGGACAAATTATGGCCTATCTTCACTCCACCCACCATCAGCACCCGTACAGAGGGTGGAGGCCCCATTTCTTAGATGCACTGTGGCCCAATCTTCTGTCTTCTCCTTTTTCTtatcttctttcttctcctcttcctctccctccaccttcacTATCATCTCTGGGTAGAGAGTCTTCATCTTCATACGTGCGAACAAGTGTCTCTGATCATCCAGGGCCATGGCCAGGTCCAACTGTTCTCCTGCCTTCTCCTCCTTCAGCAGGTTCtcgtgcagggtgtgtgtgtgtgcgtggacaTCGAGGTGTGTGTTTGCGTAGGCTTCATCGGCTGGCCAGCGGATCCACTCCATTGAGCAGCACACCACACTGGCGGGACAGACCTGCAGGTGGCCAGCCTGCCAGGAACGGGGCATGATGATTGGACAGCCGAAGGCGGCGTTGAGGCATGGCACCTTCTCATTGGGGCAGAGGAGCGCATGCTCCTCCTCTTTGCACATGTGGAACAGGGCTCCACACAAAAGGCGGCAGGGGATGAGCACACAAGACACGGAGATCTCCACGGGGGCCTTACACCGCCGGCTGTAGCAGCTGTCACAGTGGCGATGACCGGCAGGACGGGGTGGACGAGAGGAAAGGCAATGACGTCTCTGATggaagagggatggaaagagagagagaatgaaagaaagtgtgagaggaagagaacaCAGTCAAAACTACTTCACCTCTCACATGTTAAAGTCATGGGATGGCATAGTCTCCACTTGTACACTAAACATGAATTGTAAACACGCATCTAAAGTCTTGTGGGCTAGATATGGTTAACTATTTTTTATAGGGAAACAGCATCAACTTTTTCACAGAAGCTCCATAGTACACATTCCCCACAAAAACATAATGACTAAATCAATTCAATGAAAACATTGAGAAATGCTGTTCaatgtggttgtattgtggttttTACTTTAACATGCCATAAAGTAAACCTTCAATTTAAATCAAATGAAACATACCATGTTCTTATTCTTCAGTTCAACATTGATCAACTCAAATCCCTTGAAACAGAAAGACATTTTGAATGCAACCTTTACWTTATACTAAAAAGTTTAAAGCTTTCAAACCATAGAATCAATTGTTACACAACTGTCTTATAGTCCATAGTCTCAAAATTACCTGAAGTAAACCATTTCCCCTTGTGCCgctacagtactactgcatggtaTCTGTCCCTTCTGAAGATCATGTGTTAGTGCTATAAATAGGCCAACGTGCTGACTGAGAAATGCTACACAGCCTGTTCAAAAACATGCTCTGGTTACCAGACAAGGGCTGACCCTGGGTCAGTTGAGAACTCAGTTATTCAACCAACCAGTGCGACTGAGTGATAGGGAGAAACTTGTGAGGAACCATAGCGATAGAGATCCCTACTTggaaataacctgtttttgcatggacattgccattgaggacttccaccattttaaattaGTCAKCTGGGTGGGACTAAGGCTTAAGGAAGGATCAAAAGTTACGTATGTAACCATGGTTATGTGAGCTatttggatcactccaatatattggtatcactctGCGGCAGAGGGATACATCCgcgaggtgaggatttacagatttactcccaTGTACACACATTCTCTACATCATTTTTGAGGTGCCTCTAGCACCGTAgaggattggagtgatccaaaTTACTCACATAACCATGGTTACATGCGCAACCttcgttatgtttcactatactggatcactccaatatattggtatacccATACCAGATTAGTCGGTGCTAGAGGGCCAGCCAGCGGCAAAGTCCCAGCGRGGGACCCGAGACGCAGGGGCCGTCAATGTGGAAGGGGGGTCCCGGCACAGTCCTTTGATAGCCCAGCCCACTCTCTCACCATAGCAGACAAagagctggtctgttgttctcactgacCGTGTCCACTCCACATAGGCAGCCAGTGCCCTCACAGGGCACAGCATGCCAGACTGTGCCGGGGAGTCAATGCCGGGGAGTCATAAGCAGACAGGATAAAAGGGACGTTCACATGCCTGTCTGACAGAACCTTTGGGAGGAATGAAGGGTTGGGGCGGAGAAATACACTCCCCCCGGGGTCCATCCGGTAGCACTCAGAWCTTACTGAAAGAGcatggagctcacccaccctcttcatgGAAGTAATCGCTACAAAGAAAGCCACCTTCATAGAGAGGTGTTTCAGGGAGGCTGACTCCAACTGTTCGAAAGGGGGCTTTGCCAAAGCTGCCAAGACCACATCCAGATCCCAGCTCGCCATTGAGTGGGTCCTAGCTGGACGCAGGCGACGAACCTCCTTCATAAACCTGGAGACCAAGGGACGGCGCCCCACTGGCCTGTCCATCCACCCCACATGGTAGATATAGCGGCCAAATACCCTCTCAGTGTAGAGGCTGTCAAGCCCTCATACAAGCGAGACTGCAGGTATTGGAGGACATACTGCTCCCCGCATGACTCGGGCACAACCtcaataccagtgcaccaagaGCAGAACAACAGCCAGTGCAACTGGTATGCCGCGGTTGTAGCCGGTGCCCTTGCATTCTGCATGGTGTTCATTACACCCTCCTGTAGTCCTAACATGGACCATTGGTGCCATTCAGTGGCCAAGCCCCTGTGGCCTCGGATGCCACAGAGTTCCCCCGGCCTGAGACAGCAGGTCCGGTCTCAGGGGAAGTTGATAAGGTGTCCCAGACAACAGCAACAAGAGAAGGCTGAACCAGGGTCGTCTGGGTCAGTATTTGGCCACCAGAAGCAGACGATGCTCTGCCAACCTGGTCCTGTCCAGCACAGCCTGGATCAGGGGAAAACGGGGGAATGCGTAAGCTACAGCCCTGGCCAATCGTGAGCCAGAGCATCCAAGACTAGAGGCCCTGGTGGCTCCGACATGGAGTACCACAGGGGGCAGTGTGATTTGTCCAGGGAGGCAAACAGGTCCACCTGCGCCCTCTCGAACTTGTACCACAGGTGCTGCACCACCTGGGGATGTGGGCTCCAGTCCCAAGGTGGCAGGTCCTCCCTCGAGAGCATATCCACTGCCACATTCAGGATGCCAGGTACGTAGAGATGCTAGACGTCCCTGAGCCCAGAGAAGGAGCTCCCGTGCCATAAGATGGCGGTGGTGCGACCTCAGTCCACCCTGATGGTTGATGTAAGCCACTACTATGGTGTTGTCCGTTCTCACCAGGACATGTCTTCCCTTCAGATGTGGAAGGACAGACTGCAGGGCCAGCAGTACAGTTCGGAGCTCTAYTGTGTTGATGTGCCTGCTGCAAAAAGGGGATAGCCAACAGCCGCTGGCTGACCTGCCCTTGGTCACACCCCTCCAGCCAAACTGGGAGGCGTCTGTGCTGACCAGCTCCCGCAGCACATCCTCAGCATATCCACCCCACATGAGAGAAAGGAGTGACAGTGCCACCTCAACAATTCCCAGAAGCACTGTGCGGTCACCCGCagctggtggtgatggtggtgctTCCGGGGCAGCCGGTGGGAGTCGAACCACCGTTGAAGAGGCCAGAGATGGAGCAGGCCCAGGTGAATCAACAACAAGGCCGCRGTCAGCAAGCCCAACAGGCATTGGCAAGTTAGGACGGATGCCATCCGCCCCTGCCGAAAGTGGTCGAGGCAAGACAAGATCGCCTGAACCCTTCTGGTGGGCAGGCGTGCTCTCATGCGAACTGAGTCCAGTTCCATGCCAATGAAGGCCACCCTCTGGGTGGGCGTCAGATTACTATTCTTGTCGTTTACAGTAATGCCCATCCCGCCGATGTGGGTCAGGAGCATGTCTCTGTCTGACGGGACCTGGGTCCTGGTTGGGGCACAAATCAGCCAATCATCCAGGTTATTGAGGATCAACAACCCTCGGGATGTGAGAGGTGCCAGGACAGTGTCCATGGACTTTGTGAAAGTGCGGGGTGCCAAGGAGAGGCTGACGGGAAGAACCATGAATTCGTAAGCCCTGCCaatgagctgggtgaacaggaacaTGGAAATACGCATCCCTCAGGCCCAGCGTCACAAACGACTGGTCCCTGGACACGGCCTGCAACACGTGGGTTGGGGACAGCATGTGGAACCTCAGTACCTTTAAGTACCTATTGAGGTTGCAGAGGTCCAGAATTGGTCGAAACCCTTCTCTTTTTGAGTAGAATCCACCTAGACGTTRTGAACTCTCAATCCTGCGGATGGCACCCTTGTCCAGGAGTGAGGAGATCTCCAGGCGCAGGGTTTTCTTCTGGGGGTCGGCCACCGTGGTGACACGAAGGCCCCTGAAGGACGGGGCCTGGACCAAAATTGGAGTCGGTACCCCTCGGTAGCCATGGGGACTCCACACACTCATCCCACTTTGCCCTTTGAGACCAG
Coding sequences within it:
- the LOC111951116 gene encoding F-box only protein 40 produces the protein MRRHCLSSRPPRPAGHRHCDSCYSRRCKAPVEISVSCVLIPCRLLCGALFHMCKEEEHALLCPNEKVPCLNAAFGCPIIMPRSWQAGHLQVCPASVVCCSMEWIRWPADEAYANTHLDVHAHTHTLHENLLKEEKAGEQLDLAMALDDQRHLFARMKMKTLYPEMIVKVEGEEEEKKEDKKKEKTEDWATVHLRNGASTLCTGADGVPETAVTDLSDFSLEKEEXDVGVEEPGGDISSDRYNRYERMFNMDKGGCNVDTKNSRGREGKEWNHWMELEEQSCREKKERRDAEGLMGTLQAPEAPGRPRGTEANRNATGTTGMAPWQDGVLQRMAKEVTPQEFNMYLVHHGRMLLTFGQMDACTPREKDFVYGNIEPIPVQTLYSFKVPVSYREKQRSVHYYDASARAESTWACVDTSDLGALKESWWTDEADSTLLGYAEREVMGHQISEERGQDGLYVDMGMQTHSFKTAPFRRDTTLADLTRDRPLKLRLQLHAGSTSSRHNKASSAFTFLCGHSFQRREFPKHFRNVHTDIQTCASGWFEQRCPLAYLGCTYSQRRLEPFKQPATVTYNQELSIFNLRPTVPASQGEGPEPLKPSKSQSAPEPDPTLRRRRSRGEGDCDSLSALPSEVLCHMASFLDSLTLSQLALVSRLMREVCSSLLQDRGMVSLLWEKKTYKSGVAKWKAKTVWEFSHLFSTVDLWRFIDNVPSMSEHLKVCPYYQTWVPPQPVALPSMSHLQGGTQEQDNQQRQSLVAQFMGNR